The stretch of DNA ATTAAAATACGATCTTGATTATATACACAACAGAAGACGACTACAAATCGCCCCATACCGCCTGCAAAATACTCAGAGCGGCAATCGCAGCAGTTTCTGTACGTAAGACCCTTGGCCCTAAAGAAAGCGGCGCACAATGGTTCTGTATTAATTGATCAAGCTCCTCATCCGAGAATCCACCTTCAGGGCCAATAAATAAATAAATCTCTTTGTCTTTACATTGATAGTCTCGCCAGTGCTTATCCGCGGTGGGTGAGAGCACGAAACTGGCGCCGGCAGGCATTTGCTTCAGAAAACCGGTAAAAGGGATTATTGGCTGTATTAACGGTATAGTGTTTCTTCCAGATTGTTCACAGGCGGAAATGGCGATAAGCTGCCACTGCGCCTGTTTTTTTCTCATCCTCTCCTCATCCAGCTTCACGGCGCAATAGTCAGTAAGAACCGGCGTTATACTGGCCACCCCAAGCTCTGCTGCCTTTTGCACAACCACTTCCATACGCTCGCCTTTTGAAACGCCTTGCACCAGATGAAGCCTGATCGGCGATTCACGATTCCTTTCCTGACCAGAAATGATTTTAACCGCTACCCGTTTTTTATGCGCCTGAACTATTTCAGCCTCAAACTCGAGATTATTACCGGGAAACAGGCAAAGCCTA from Legionella quinlivanii encodes:
- a CDS encoding 16S rRNA (uracil(1498)-N(3))-methyltransferase, with product MRLIRIYQPGQYSPGDIIELTPEAGQHVGVVLRKQPGYRLCLFPGNNLEFEAEIVQAHKKRVAVKIISGQERNRESPIRLHLVQGVSKGERMEVVVQKAAELGVASITPVLTDYCAVKLDEERMRKKQAQWQLIAISACEQSGRNTIPLIQPIIPFTGFLKQMPAGASFVLSPTADKHWRDYQCKDKEIYLFIGPEGGFSDEELDQLIQNHCAPLSLGPRVLRTETAAIAALSILQAVWGDL